Part of the Jatrophihabitans sp. GAS493 genome, CGGTCCCCGGCCTGATGGTCACCGAGCCGGGCCAGGCGATGAGAATCCTCGACTCGGTGGACGTGGCCTTTCCCGTTCTGCACGGACGCTTCGGCGAGGACGGGACGATCCAGGGTCTCTTCGAGATGGCCGGGATCCCCTACGTCGGCTCCGGGGTCTTCGCGAGTGCCGCCGGTATGGACAAGGAGTTCACCAAGAAACTGCTGGCCGCCGAGGGGCTCGAGGTGGGGCGATACGTGGTCCTGCGCGGCCGCGACCTGAAGCTGCACGCCGGCTCAGACTTGGATGGCGATGTCTCGGCCGGCAGCTCCGACCTGAACACCGAAGAGATCCGCGCCCTCGGCCTGCCGGTCTTCGTGAAGCCGGCGCGCGCCGGATCGAGTGTCGGAATCACCAAGGTGACGAACTGGGACGACCTTCTCGACGCGGTAGTACTGGCCTTCGCCCATGACACCAAGGTGCTCATCGAGGCCGCTCACGTTGGTCGCGAGATCGAGTGCGGCGTCCTGGAGGGCCTGGACGGGCACCCGCGGGCCAGCGTTCCGGCTGAGATCCGGCTGGTGCGTGGGCACGACTGGTACGACTTCGACGCCAAATACCTCGACGATGCCTGCGAGTTCGACGTTCCGGCCGACCTCTCCCCGGAGCTCAGCGACGCGGTGCGTGACGCCGCCTGCCGCGCATTCACCGCTCTGGACTGCGCCGGGCTGGCCCGCGTCGACTTCTTCGTCGGCCCGGACGGTCCAGTCGTGAACGAGGTGAACACGATGCCGGGCTTCACCCCGATCTCGATGTTTCCGCGGATGTGGGAGGCCACCGGCGTGCCCTACCCGCAGTTGGTGGACATGCTCATCAGCTCGGCGCTGCGTCGCGGCTGAGCGTTCCGGTGAGTCGATCTCGGTACCGTCGGCCGGTTGCCCTCCTCGGGGTGGGGCTGCTCGTCGCCGGGTGCACCAGCGGTGACCGGCAGCCGGCTCCTCCGCCGCCTGAATCGTCACGGGCGGCGGCAGTTACTCCGTCCGCCGGCGTCGTTGCGACCAGCACCCCGACGGCCGCCAAGCTGCGGAGCGTGCGCGTGCTCGGCTCCGGGGATGTGCTGATCCACCCGCAGCTCTGGGAGCAGGCGGCGGCCGACTCGACCGCCGCCGGAGAGCCACGCGGCTACGACTTCGGGCCGATGTACGCCGGGATCGCCGCGGTCACCAAGGGCGTCGATCTGGCGACCTGCGAGCTGGAGTCTCCGCTCGCCCCGGCGAGCGGACCGTTTACCGGCTGGCCGAACTTCAGCTCCCCGCCGCAGGTGCTGACCGCCTTGAAGGGCGTCGGCTACCGCAGCTGCACGACCGCCTCCAACCACAGCATCGACCAGGGCAGCGCCGGCGTCACCCGTACCCTCGACGAATTGGACGCGGCGGGCCTACGGCACACCGGCAGCGCGCGGAGTGCGGCTGAGGCGGCGAAGCCGATGATCATCACGACGGCCAACGGCGTGAAGATCGCCCAGTTGGCCTACGCCTTCGGATTCAACGGCCAACAACTTCCGCCAAGCGAACCCTGGTTGGCCAATGAGACCGACATACCGACAATTCTCAAGGCGGCGCAGCGGGCGAAGCTGGCCGGCGCTGACATCGTGGTGCTGAGCATGCATTGGGGCGTCGAGTACAGCCACAGCGCGACCGCACAGCAGCAGGCGCAGGCCGCACAACTGCTCGCCTCACCGGACATCGACGTGATTCTGGGTGACCACCCGCACGTCGTCGAACCTTTCCAGCAGATCAACGGCAAGTGGGTCGTTTACAGCATGGGAAACCAGATCTCACGGCACGCCGATCCGGTGGCGGCCAGCCGGGAAGGGGTGATGCCGGTATTCACCTTCACCGAGACGGCCCCGCATGTCTGGAAGACGACGCGGGTGCAGGCCGACGTGACCTGGATGCAGTTCTCGCCGGCGTTCCGGCTGATCGACGTGGCGCAGGGGTTGGCCGACCCGGCCATGACGCCGACGCAGCGGGCCGACCTGCAGGGCGCGCTGACCCGCGTCACCGGCTACGTGAACGCGATGGGTGCCCGGGGCGCCGGCCTGCAGGTCGACTAGCGAGGCCGGCGGCGGTTGGCGGCCCGACCGGATCAGATATGCAAGTCGGGGTACGTCGCTTGAAGATCCGCTCGCATGGCTCCAGCCAAGCGAGCGGCCCACGCGGCGGTGAGATGAGCCTTATCCACTCGGATCAGGACGCCGTCGGCTTCGATCGGGCAGCGATCGCCGACACAGAACCAGTTGCGAGTATCCAGCAACTGCGCGTGCTGCCTCCGGGCCGCTTCGGCCTCGCCCTTCATCTTCGCCTTGTAGTCGGAGTCGAGGTTGGTCTCACACACCTTCGGCCCCGACAGCCTGGTTGCACACTCGGCTGGGTCCTTGCCCGAGACGGCGTTGGAGAGGACTAGTACGTTCTCCACGCCGCCGCTGCGCAGCTGTTGAATGGTCTTCACTGCTCCGGCTGTCCACTCCTGCTGCGCCGCCGGCCCAGTTGCCCCTGACGACAGGCGGGCGATCGGCCCCTGTGCACTGGAGACGATCACGAGGTCAGGATGTAGTGAGGCCGCCCAGTCGGTCATGACCTTCCGGCTGGCCCGACACAGCGAAATGAAGTCCGCTTGCGGTACTGGGGGCGGCGCGTCCGCCTCGATCGGAGAGCAACTGGCAAACATCAGGCCGAGCACTCGCCAGCCTCGCGGAACCAGCGCCCCGGAGACCGTCGGCATCCAACTCGCCGCGATCGAATCCCCGATCACGACCGCCGTGCGCGCAGAGTCGGATGCGCCGTAGGAGCAGATGTGGGGATGGGCGACGCCCACGTTGTTGCGGCACCCGGTGGAGAGGTCCATCGCCGGTGCGGCGTCGAGCGAGGTGTCGAGTACGTCCAAGGACGGCGTGGTCGTGGGCCAGGCAGTGAGGGCGAGACTGCGCCTCAGTGCAGCGGATACTTCAGCGTCGCTAGCCATCGTGGTTGCCGGGCTGGCCCGGTGCGTCGAGGCACTCTGTCTTATGGCGGATCCGCTGATGTCGCCCAGTGGTGCGTCCATCTGGGCGAACGCGAACAGCACGATCGCGCTACTGAACGCGAGGCAGGCGATCAAGGGCAGAGTGCGGGCGCGCGGGCTGATTCTGCGCCGTCGCCCCACCTGCTCCCGTTCGCGCCGCCGACGGATGCCGACGGTCTCGATATGGCGGTAGGAGAGTACGGAGAGTGCGAACGTGACCAGGAGCGCGATGATCGTCACGAGCGTCGACGGCCAGGTCTGCAGTGCCGCAAGCAGCAGGATTATCGCCGGAAAGTGCCACAAGTACAGCGAATACGAGATCTTGCCGAGGTAGCGAAGCGGCGCCAGCGTGAGCAGGCGCCAGGCTGGGCCGCCGGCGAATTGAGCGCCTCCGAAAATGATCATCACACTGCTGAGCACGGGGATCAGCGCACCGGGCGCCGGAAACGGCGAGCCGTTCGTCAGCAGCAGCGACGACACTGCGAGTACGAGCAACCCGGTAGTCGCGATGCTCAGCGCGATCGGCGGCGACAGGGAACGCCCTCGCTCACGCCACCGCTGTTCGACGAGCCCCGCTATCGCTCCGGCGAGCAGTTCGAATACCCGGGAGAATGTGTCGAAGTAGGCCATCGACGGTCGCTTCAGCGTGAACAGGCAGGCCCAGGCGAGTGAGGCGACGGCGATCACGACGGCAATTCTGAGCACCGTGGCCGCGACCGGACGCTGGGGAGCGCGACCACGGTGGAGCAGCCACGCGATGAGCAGGAGAACGAGTGGCCAGCCGGCGTAGAACTGCTCCTCGACCGAGAGCGACCAGTAGTGCTGGAGCGGGGAGACCGCACTTCCGGCGTGTAGGTAATCGGTGCCCAGCCGGGCGAAATGCCAGTTGGCCACGAATAGCAGACACGCGACGCCGTCCGCTGCGATGGCATCGGCCCGGCCGTCGTAGAAGACGAGGTATGAAGCGGCGACGGTGACGACAACGACGACTATCGCCGCCGGCAGAATTCGGTACACGCGGCGCAGGTAGAAAGCGCTCAGCGATAGCGTGCCGGTTTCGCGAATCTCTCTGGTCAAGATTCTGGTAATTAAATACCCGGATATGACGTAGAAGACATCCACGCCGATATAGCCGCCGGTGGGCCAATGGAAAGCGTGGTTGGCAATGACGAGGCCGACGGCCACGGCGCGCAACCCCTCGATATCAGAACGAAAGCGAGAGGGGGCGGCCGAGTCGGGTTTGCTGCTATCAGCCGAAGGGCGCCCAGGATCTGAACCAGAAGCGAGTGACATGCAGCCCCCCAGCGCAAGTCGTGACAAGTCGTCACAAGGATGGGGATGCTACCGGAGATTGGTTAATTCGAGAATTCCCGGGTTCAGCGCGAAATACGCGAACACATGCGACCGTCGTAGGACCGGCGCTGCCTAATTGATCGCGGATGCAGCGCGCAGTTCGTTGATCTCGGCCTGGCTGAACCCCAGGTCCTCCAACACCGTGATCGTCTCGGCGCCTAGTGCGCCGCCGAGTTCAGCGGCCGTAGCCGGGGTGACGGAGAAGCGCGGCGCGGGCGCGGCAACCGAGGCCGTCCCAACCGTGGTGAAGGTGTTTCGAGCCGCATTGTGCGGGTAGTCCGGCGCCTCGGCCAGGGTAAGCACCGGCGCCACGCAGCCATCGATTTCGGCGAAGATCGTGTCCCACTCGTCGCGGGTCCGGGTAGCGAAAGTCTCGGCCAGCGTCTTGGTAAGCCGTTCCCAGTCGCGCCCGTCCCACGGAGAGCCCACCGTTGCCGCGTCGAGGCCAAGGGTGGCCAGCAGCGCCATCCAGAACTGCGGCTCGATCGCTCCCACCGCGACGTACTTGCCATCGGCACACTCGTAGCAGCGGTAGTTCGGCGATCCGCCGTCGAAGAGGTTGGCGCCGCGCTGGTCGCTCCACATGTCGCCGGACATGAAGACTCGGGTCATCGTGCCGAGATAGGCCGCGCCGTCGGTCATCGCCGCGTCGATCACCTGACCGGTGCCGGTGCTGCGCGCGTGCAGCACGCCGGCCAGTAGGCCGACGGCCAGCGACATCGCGCCGCCGCCGAAGTCGGCCAGGTAGTTGGCCGGCGGAACCGGTGGAGCATCCGCTGCGCCGATGCCGTGCAGCAACCCGGAGACGGCGAGATAGTTGATGTCGTGCCCGGCCCGGGGTGCTAGCGGGCCGTCCTGCCCCCAGCCGGTCATCCGGCCGTAGACGAGCTTGGGATTGCGGGCCAATGCCTGCGCCGGTCCGACGCCGAGGCGCTCCGTGACGCCCGGACGGAACCCTTCGATGAGGGCATCCGCGCTCTCGACGAGGCGCAGCAGCACTTCGCTGGCTCCCGGCTTGCGCAGGTCGAGGCCGACGGAGCGACGGCCGCGGCCCATCGGCCCATGTGGGCCGACGGGCAGCAGGCTCATCGGGTCGTCGTCGGTGCTCAGCTTGTCGATGCGAATCACCTCCGCGCCGAGATCGGCCAGCATCATGCCGAGAAAGGGGACCGGTCCGATCGCCGGAAGTTCGATAACCCGTACACCGTCGAGAGGCCCCATTGCCCTACCTGTCCGTCATGATGCGGTCGTCCCGCTCCGATCCACCGGTTGCCCAGTGATCAGAAGCCGAGACTGCGGCCGATGATCTCTTTCATGATTTCCGTGGTTCCGCCGTAGATCGTCTGCACCCGACTGTCCAGGAACGCTTGGCTGATCGGGTACTCCGACATGAAGCCGTAGCCGCCGTGCAACTGCAGGCAACGGTCGACGACCTTGTTCTGCAGTTCGGTGGTCCACCACTTGGCCATCGCCGCGGTCGGGATGTCGAGGGTCTCCTCGACGTGATCCATGATGCAGCGATCCACGAAGGTGCGGGCTATCTGCACCTCCGTCGCCAGCTCGGCCAGCAGGAACCGGTTGTGCTGGAACGAGCCGATCGGCTTTCCGAAGGCGGTGCGCTCCTTGCAGTACTTCATCGTCAGGTCCAGCGCCG contains:
- a CDS encoding D-alanine--D-alanine ligase family protein, whose amino-acid sequence is MGKIRVAVIYGGRSTEHGISVVSAGSVLAALDPTRYDVIGIGIDPDGRWVLAAGDPATHQISGRTLPQVGSGAAVTLAGDPTVPGLMVTEPGQAMRILDSVDVAFPVLHGRFGEDGTIQGLFEMAGIPYVGSGVFASAAGMDKEFTKKLLAAEGLEVGRYVVLRGRDLKLHAGSDLDGDVSAGSSDLNTEEIRALGLPVFVKPARAGSSVGITKVTNWDDLLDAVVLAFAHDTKVLIEAAHVGREIECGVLEGLDGHPRASVPAEIRLVRGHDWYDFDAKYLDDACEFDVPADLSPELSDAVRDAACRAFTALDCAGLARVDFFVGPDGPVVNEVNTMPGFTPISMFPRMWEATGVPYPQLVDMLISSALRRG
- a CDS encoding CapA family protein, which produces MSRSRYRRPVALLGVGLLVAGCTSGDRQPAPPPPESSRAAAVTPSAGVVATSTPTAAKLRSVRVLGSGDVLIHPQLWEQAAADSTAAGEPRGYDFGPMYAGIAAVTKGVDLATCELESPLAPASGPFTGWPNFSSPPQVLTALKGVGYRSCTTASNHSIDQGSAGVTRTLDELDAAGLRHTGSARSAAEAAKPMIITTANGVKIAQLAYAFGFNGQQLPPSEPWLANETDIPTILKAAQRAKLAGADIVVLSMHWGVEYSHSATAQQQAQAAQLLASPDIDVILGDHPHVVEPFQQINGKWVVYSMGNQISRHADPVAASREGVMPVFTFTETAPHVWKTTRVQADVTWMQFSPAFRLIDVAQGLADPAMTPTQRADLQGALTRVTGYVNAMGARGAGLQVD
- a CDS encoding CaiB/BaiF CoA-transferase family protein, with amino-acid sequence MGPLDGVRVIELPAIGPVPFLGMMLADLGAEVIRIDKLSTDDDPMSLLPVGPHGPMGRGRRSVGLDLRKPGASEVLLRLVESADALIEGFRPGVTERLGVGPAQALARNPKLVYGRMTGWGQDGPLAPRAGHDINYLAVSGLLHGIGAADAPPVPPANYLADFGGGAMSLAVGLLAGVLHARSTGTGQVIDAAMTDGAAYLGTMTRVFMSGDMWSDQRGANLFDGGSPNYRCYECADGKYVAVGAIEPQFWMALLATLGLDAATVGSPWDGRDWERLTKTLAETFATRTRDEWDTIFAEIDGCVAPVLTLAEAPDYPHNAARNTFTTVGTASVAAPAPRFSVTPATAAELGGALGAETITVLEDLGFSQAEINELRAASAIN
- a CDS encoding acyltransferase family protein gives rise to the protein MSLASGSDPGRPSADSSKPDSAAPSRFRSDIEGLRAVAVGLVIANHAFHWPTGGYIGVDVFYVISGYLITRILTREIRETGTLSLSAFYLRRVYRILPAAIVVVVVTVAASYLVFYDGRADAIAADGVACLLFVANWHFARLGTDYLHAGSAVSPLQHYWSLSVEEQFYAGWPLVLLLIAWLLHRGRAPQRPVAATVLRIAVVIAVASLAWACLFTLKRPSMAYFDTFSRVFELLAGAIAGLVEQRWRERGRSLSPPIALSIATTGLLVLAVSSLLLTNGSPFPAPGALIPVLSSVMIIFGGAQFAGGPAWRLLTLAPLRYLGKISYSLYLWHFPAIILLLAALQTWPSTLVTIIALLVTFALSVLSYRHIETVGIRRRREREQVGRRRRISPRARTLPLIACLAFSSAIVLFAFAQMDAPLGDISGSAIRQSASTHRASPATTMASDAEVSAALRRSLALTAWPTTTPSLDVLDTSLDAAPAMDLSTGCRNNVGVAHPHICSYGASDSARTAVVIGDSIAASWMPTVSGALVPRGWRVLGLMFASCSPIEADAPPPVPQADFISLCRASRKVMTDWAASLHPDLVIVSSAQGPIARLSSGATGPAAQQEWTAGAVKTIQQLRSGGVENVLVLSNAVSGKDPAECATRLSGPKVCETNLDSDYKAKMKGEAEAARRQHAQLLDTRNWFCVGDRCPIEADGVLIRVDKAHLTAAWAARLAGAMRADLQATYPDLHI